TGTCCTGAAAGAACCTCTCTCATAACAAGCCCCTACGATGTACCACAGTATTCACTGACTCTTTGATACTTTTTCATTTACTAACAGTAGACTGTGTCCGAAAAAACACAGTGTGTATGCGGCACAGAGAGGTCGTTGTCAAGAGAGAGAATGCAGCCAATTTATGTAACTCTTACTAAATCACTTACTTAGTGTTACAAGTTTTATATTCTGGCTAGCTACAGCCAGCTCTGTCTGGACAGGGCTGGGTGAGAGGTCAGATACAAGGATTGTTATCTATCTCAGGGAACCCAGTTAAATGCTCcgctgtgcctgtgtgtgtgtgtgtgtgtgtgtgtgtgtgtgtgtgtgtgtgtgtgtgtgtgtgtgtgtgtgtgtgtgtgtgtgtgtgtgtgtgtgtgagagagagagacactgtgcGTCATTCTGGCTGATGAACTTGAATCAGTAACCGGGACTGTTGTTCTCTACATTCCCCTCTCAGAAGGGATCAGGTCACAATACCTCACCCAACCTAACTTGATTCAAAGAGTACTGACGCGCCTAAACAGTCCTCCAATTTCTactttgaaatatttgacaATCATATCACACAGTATGTTTTGCATATTACACTTGGAGCAGGGTTTGGCTGAAATACCAGAAGGACACATTGATAGCATTTACGgtacttttaaaacataatgatcgtaattaataaataaatgaactagaaaggtgcactgcAGGTGTGTCTGCATCACCACTGTGTCATTGTGTAATTGAATGATTACTACTCAGAATTGGTAACCCCCCATCTAAACACTAATTGGCTGTGTGGCTTcataaatttccccactgcgggactaataaaggattatcttattttatcttatcttaaaacacacagcgaTGTATGCAGTTGATTGGCTCAAAGTTGGTGTATGAGTAACGTAATACAATCttaccaaaaacaaaagaaaactcaGCAAGCTGTCTTTCCAGACAAACCATCCATTTAATTGACTGTTAGGCAAACATACCTGTTATCCCCCCTGTGGGCGCCCCATAACTGGCCAGCGGTCGGTTGAGATTAGTCAGCTAGAattcagcaggcagtcaatggcaatATACGTCaataaaaaggtgttttgagaaggagtgagtcactgcaaccacaagaggtccttgagcatgcagccataactggtcatccaaaatattatgaaatttgctgcagcagaatatGAGATAAGCATTGGAcggacacagaggtgcacactctcacacacacaaacacacacacagacacacacacacacacacactcatgcgaCCGTTCGCATGATCCTCCCGGCAGAGAtgatataaacaaatatatatatttatgctgatatatactgtatatgctcCATGGACGGCATGTCAGTCTGTCCCCAGTCCGCCAATTTGGTTTTGACTGGAATATTTCATTGGATTTATTGAGATGAGATTTTGTACTGATATTTCTGATCCCCAGACGACTATAAAGTGCCAATAAGCTCACTAGgtaaaccaagatggtgaacatggtgaacattttacctgctaaacttcaacatgttagcatgctaacattagcctttAGTTCAAAGCACCAATGTGCCTGTAACATTACCCACAGCCCCACAGAGCTGATAGTGTGGCTGTAGACTGTCTTGTTTGAGtgcattttgcatttaattatCGGATTAATGTCATACAGGTAATTAGTGCTAGATagatttatcttttaataataAAGTGGAATAAACTATTcctaaaatataattaaagtcaagtcaacaaaacaattatataGTTATTTCGTATTGTGGTTCTTGTTGGAACGCTATATTGTCAAAACTCTGTCAATTCAAATAAAGGATTTGTTGGGACAACTGACCAATATCACCAGAAGTGTCTTTAAGTTGTGGCTGTTTGCAGAGGCGGGGTGATGAGTGTGGAGATGAAAATGGAGTGGGGACCAATGCCAACTTGTATTTATAAGACCCATAACTCTTAGCTAGGcctcttctccttctgtttCCTGCCCGGGCTGGAGGAGGATCCTCTCTCACAGGGTTACTGCTCCCTGATCCCCTGTTCTCTGGCCTCTCCTGTCAGTTGGGTTTAGTTGGTTCTTTTAACACCAGTTGAGATTCGTCCCACAACTCCCCTCTCCAGTTCTTTCCTCAAGGGCGCATTCTCACCCACGTGAACTACATGAACTTCAAAGCTAAACTGGCACACTGTTCAATCCACAACTATGTGTTTCGTTATGCATGTAAGAAGCAGGCGTTGACGCTACGCTATTAACCTATATTTATTCTCAAATCAACCTAGAGCACTTATCCTATTAACCTCGGTTTAGTTGGTAAACTGGACTAAACAGTTTGTTTCATGGACTCACAACAGCTTGAGTCATGAATATGAATCATAATGCTgataaatatattgaaaaaaagggGCCTTGGGAAACTTTGGTTACATAAGACaaccatttctttatttctcaccTTTTCTGTACACAACATAAACAAGCAAAACATACAATCACACTCACCCACAGGCAGGTCttaagaaaatatacaaaacaagaTATGGCTGTTTATATGCCATGTGGGCTGAGCACTGCTAATACAGGggaatgataataaaaaaagtgaattattcatcatcctcttcttcctcttcctccgcctcttcctccacctccgcctccacctccgcctccgcctccccctcctcctccccctcctcctcctcttcgtcgcTGATGACATATTTCTTGGCCTTCTTGGTGGATACTTCCTCGTCGTCCTCCGCCTTCCTCTTGCCCGACCCTTCGCCCTCCTGCACAGAACAGAACGGGACATTTGACGCTCAgatgctgacagcagcagacatTGTGTACTATTCAGTACTTTCAGTTTGTCATGTAACAGTTGCATTGTGTTTTCTGGCAGTGCTGTGTGTGCAGTATGAAGTGCATGCTCATTAAAAAAGGACAAGTATTTCTTGTCCTGCTCAGTTCACATGAACAAGGTTACAAGTTGTCTTTTTTAAGCTCCTCAATGAACTGCGTCACACTGCCCCCTGTCTGTCCAGCAGGATACTACACCCACCTCATCGCTGTCTAGCTTCTTGGCCTTCATCAGCCTCTGGGCCTTGTCATCATCAGAGCCTTCATCACTGTCTGATGAGTAGATCCTCGCTCGCTCCTCTGGATTGGGTTGAGAGGgggggaataaaaaaaggaggatgTTCATTAGAACTCAGTGACCTCATAAAACCCTTGTGAGAGcttctgaaaaaagaaaaatgtgacgGTCTATTCGTCCTCACCTCTcaggcctcctcctcccttgtATTTGCTCTTGATGGCTGCCAGGCTGATGGCTTCCTCGCCCTCCTCCTCGTCATCGTAGCGGTCGGGCTCCAGGTAACTGCTGCTCAGGCCTCTCTGGTGCTGCttctccctcatcctcctctgctgGGACTCTCTGCGGATGGAAGCTCGCAGCCGCTCCTCCTCTTTCTGCCGGGAGACACACCAGTGGGAATTATTTTAAAGCACTGGCTTTGAgtgtgtcattttgtttctaGCGGGTAATCTTTGTGCATAATTCATGCGATAAGAAATTCACTGTATGGTCCTGTGATGGTTGTGGATAaggatttcattcatttctcttATTGTAAGCTGGTTTTAATGTTGTCTCCACATTTGTACATGAATAACAAGAATGAACATACTATTTGGAGAGGTAGGATGCAGCCATTTATCAAAACCAACTGAGAGGTTTGGTTTAGGCTgcaatattttgtattcattatcAAATATCTTAAAccacatgtgtcaaactcaaggcccgcgggccacatccggcccgtgaatgaattatctttggcccgcatgataaaatctatttactATTAGAGCTGGCCCGCCGGTATATCGCACGCaccaccaaaatactacaaatcccacaatgcactgtccgTGTGTCGGCACATCAATCGCGGGCCCGCGAACGCGCGCCTCACAGTCTGTATTACATACCACTTGTGTACcactgattttattacttttatttatgtattatttataattcttatttcataattaatgttgttttataggcaatactctataggccttgttagttccaggttcaatatgtgcactaaggttctttcaataagttttcaataaacgttgaacccatctggcccttgacttgtatcaatttctttatttcggcccactgtgtatttgagtttgacacccctgtcTTAAACGGTTATATATGATAAAAGTTACATGATATTGCTATATAATGAGGTTTTCAGAATCACATCTGAAATAGAAGTAAGGTATTTTCCCCTTTAATATTAACCTATATTAACCATATACTATTATCGCCATCATTGTACAGTACATGttcagaatatatttaaaatgtcagtaTGGATCAAGCAGTTCAGTTTCTTGTCTCAGAGTTAAGtctgttatatatgttttttactgtactttGTTTCATATCTACCTCCTTGAGTACACATATCCTGCTTATTGTTTTGTGATTGATATAATGGCTGCTGTAACAAAGCCATTTCCTACAGGGAATAATAAAGACTCTTAAATGGACAGCTCAAGGCAGTGAAAGGACAGAAATACGGAGAGTGGGGTTACAGTTAAAGGTCTGAGGCTACACTGAAACTCAAGGCGTTGCAAGTTCAGGGGGTTTCATCTTCTCTGAAGAGCTGCCATGTTATTCAGTTTAAACACTACAATCGGAGCGCTAAACCCAAAGATATAGTACAGGTTAAAAGAAGCAGCTCCATGTCAATATATGGACTATAAGCATGACTGCCATGACTGTTTACATTTACTTACTgcatcaatgttttatttaccaaTATTTGCAGTCCTCCACCAGCCAATTTTGGCCACCAATCTGCTGGTGTTAGTTAGCCAAACGCCTTTCAAGTCACCCCCCAGCTGAATAAGCGGTTTGTTGGCTCTTTCACATGGTAATTAAGATGCccattgaaaaacaaacaaaaaataacaacttcTCCAACCTTCTGTTGTAGATTAATGCCAGTACAAATGCAACTGGCAAGTACACTTGCAAATGACGAGGAAAGTCATGTTATTACGATTTTAATTACACTAATTTAAAAGGGCATCAATATGGGagaaaacaactatttgctatgtgaagatatagtggagtaatgtctacctcaGCAGAGAACTATTGAACAATAACGTTTTACATAGCCGGGCATGCTACGCATGCTTTCAGAGCATGTTTGTAGCTAACAGCTCCCGCTCTGTTCTCATACGGCGGTTACAGCTAATAACAACCTTCCCGACCAACCGCACCATCTCAGAAGCTTAGCACTCACAGCCATGTTCACCCTCAGGTCATAACTGttggctctgtcagcactgttgtcattgttagcactgttatcaCCTTTTAGCGCTTAgctgccatgttgagagccgtagAGAGGCAACAGAAAATTCTCTAAGATTTGGTATGTAGCACCTTAAAGTTACAGATCATGCTGTACCAGACTACATTGATACTTAAAGTGCTTACAAGCATGTAGACAAAATCTGTATCAAAGTCATACTGCCCCAGTTGAGCACTGAGTGCAGTGAAACTAATAATCATGCTATCAGCAACACTTGTTATGGTTGACAGCAGATACATAACCAGCACCCCCTCCAGACTTGCTGACATTACTTCCATTTCAGTGACCACAGAGTGACCCCATTATGCAAGCACGTCGGGTTACGTCTTTATGTAACTGGACTTGATGCTTGTCAACATCTGGCCTCATGCCTCGGTCCCTGTGGCAACTTAGTCATTCTCAAACCGGAATGAGGAAAGATGATTAGAACGGCACAGATGGACGGAGTGAGAGAGTGGGTTACCTTGATCATTTCATTGCGATGCGACTCAGGATCCCGTCCCGCCATGGGAAGGATTCTGATCTTCTGTGTCTTGGAGCAGCGGTCAGCCAGAGACAGGGTCATCTTCCTGTGGGTGGCGCTGTCTGTGGAGTGGGGCCTGCGAATACAGAAGAAACACAATGTTGGATTTAAGGTGCATATTTCCAAGTGCTTTTAAAAGAATATTCATTCAAATATTCACTTAGAACATTTGGGCATAAACACACTACTGCTGCCAAACCTGTTTAAGTACACACTCAATGTTTAGAGTATTACGAGTATTTCTCTGCACAAAACGTTTTGCCTAGAAATACTGAAATGCAAACATAAGTATTTGTTTGCAGGAAAGCTCCAGCACCTCTTAGCATCATTCACCTCAGACTTCCTTCCTATGACTTGAAACTGGTAGCAGACCTCACAGCAAAACACTGTTGTGATGTTTTTCCACACCCACTACAAAACCAGTACATCCTCGAACTCACCATCATTTATGACATTGGCCATTTAATATCTTGGTATCCCAGTGGTTTTGAaggaagcatttttttttttttctgcctgcaTAGATACCTACATTTAATGCTGCCTCACCTTAGCTATTTCTAATAAAATTGCTCAATTTCACTCAACAAGAGAGAACTAAAACCCCAAATGATCACATTAACTATTATTTTTGCAACATGTTTGTTcgttgtttttttagtttaacGTACAACTAATTCATGATCCTGCTGTGAGACCACTAAAAGCCATTTGAAAGCATGAACATGTTGCAATGACATGAATAATTAACTCAGCCTACACTGTGTTTCAATCCTGcgtcattgtttttgttctatTCATTTGCGATGTTGcctcttgaaaagaaaaacgCTGTGTCCTAACAATTTGTACCCTGAGCAGCTTCAGCTCTAATCCAAATCAAAACTATGCTTTGATTATATTACACAACCAGAACAAATGGTAATGTCCTGTCTGGCAGTGTGGAAGGCTGTTGTGCATAAAAGCAGCTTTGGCCAGTGTCCTATTTGTCCCATGTGGTCTGAGGAGACAGAATATCCAGGTGGACTTGGGGGCCTCTAAGAGGCTTACACACTTCTTACTGGGAGAAAACCTGGGCAGCTTGCACTAGGTGATCCAGGACTTACAGCATAGAGTACATATCTGAATGAAACAAGGCtgctattgttgttgttgtgaatcAGAGGCAGCCTGGGGCTAATTGAGTGCATGTGCGGATGtcagggaggacagaggaggagtaTCCCTAGCAACCAGTTTCTGTCTCAAGTGAAAAGATACATCTCTGTGTCACGTCTTAATAGCAGCCTGTCAACGATAACAACGATGGCATGTCCCTGTGTTACCTGAATGTGAGTTTGGTTTTGAACACGGCCTGTCCCTGCAGTCCGGTGCCCTGTCGGATGAACAGGTGGTTGTGGTCTCCCTGGAGAGGAGCTTTGTAAACATCAAACACTTCATTCCCCAGGTGGAGGGACATGCTGtggcaagagaaaaaaaagaagacatttaaaaccAGAGAAAGAACAGAGGACGTCCTGTACAGGGTGTAATAAACCTCACACACCCCACTcaacataacacacacctgCCATCAGACCATTTGACAATGCGCGCGTTGCTCTCGCGGGCTTCATTTCCCTCCTCGTCTTTCTTGGCTCGCCAACGGATGGTATTCTCAACCTGTGACAGAGAAAGAGTCAACCCTGGGCGCTACAGACACATCAGTCCACATAGAGAACAATAAACCtattaacacacagacatggacTACACACCTTCAGCTTGAGCCTGGTCCGTCCCTCCTCATCCAGCATCTCTTCATCCTCAAACTCATCCTCATAGTACTGAGGATCAAAGGGTCTGGAAGGGttgaaataaatctaaatgagTAAACCTTTTAGCTATGCAGAGGATTTTATGCTCATCAAGACCTCACAGAGTTAGCGGAACACTCCAAAATAAGTATAAACTCTGCCtctgttttccttcttctttatcttttccCTCCATTTTAACAGGCTTTAGAGCTCATCAAGTACAATATGtgcttttattatatttatcgaCGGTGCCATTGTTCTGACCTTGGCTCCACAGACAAGAAGTTGGGCAGCTTGACAAAATAAAGGTCAGATCCTAGGTCTGTGCTGACTTTTGGGATCTCTACTTCTATACGGGTTTCAGCTGTAGGCTCCTCTTCTGCATGGTCCCCGTCCATCCCATCCTCTGTatcctggacacacacacacacacacacacacgcacacacacacacacacacacacacacgcacacacacacacacacacgcacatacgcacacaccagagagggagaggaagagaacatTTCAGAAAGCACTGTATGATTCAATGTCCCGTATTAATAGGGATCAGCTCAGAGAGGCTTAGCAAGGGGCTCTGGGAAAAAGAGATTTGGGAACACTTGTGAAAAGAAACTGGGCACAATTAAAGAGGCTTGATGATGAGtggaagaaagagacagagagcaggaggacagACTCATACCAGGGGCTGTCCCGGGGTCGGAGGCTTCTCTGCATCGCTGTCTGAAGAGATGTCGTCAGCCTCTCCAAACAGGTCATCTGCTGCCGTCTTCTTTACTGTGAACAGAATGGAAGAAGGACTACTTTAAAGTACATGAGCGCGGTACAAATGACAATGTCTGCTCCAACTGATAAAATGAACTCCCAAGTTTGAATTGGAGATACTACTGTGAAAGAAAGAGGTTAGGTTTGAAGTAACAAAAACTGTCTTTGCTGAAAGCGTTTCTTACCTTTCTTTGTTCCGACATCGCTGTCTGAATCTGAATCAGAGGCAGCTTTCGCTTTGGTTTTCTGTCTGAGGAAATCATCTTCACTATCACTGCCCTTTGGAGACTctgaaaagaataaaacaacaacaggtgATGAAGCAGTTCAATTTCCACATGACGGTATAAACTGAAGGTACGGGACGCATGAACACATCTTacttaaaagagaaaaaggatcATTACCACAttcaaaaagtcaaagagaGAAATTAATCTCCTATTAATCTCAGAGTGCTGAGATTAACCTCGGGATAAAATTTTCACATATGGCCCTAATCCTTTTCCACAAAATCCGGATGTGTCCGGATTATCACTGAGGACAGGCTCCTGATCCAATTCAAGTCCAATTTCCCCTCCATCTTTTACACCAGACCCTAGGAGTACCTGACTTCCTGTTCCTCGGCCCCTCGTCATCAGAGTTCTCTCTTTCCTCGTCGGAGTAATGGcgtttctcctcctcatcctccgaCTGGTCGCTCTTAGCCCCTCGTTCCCATTTCTCATCGTCTGACTGGTTCTCCCTGCCGGACACTTCTGCGTCGGACTGAGGGGTGCCCGGCCCCGACTGCGGAGTCCCGGGATCACTGTGAACGCTGGATTCAAACAAATGCATtggaagaaatatatataaagaaattcAAATCAGGTCAACATAACAATATTACAGGTTagttaacatttgttttatgtctAAGAAATGTCAGCTGGGTAATGTAGTTTTACAAAACTCTGGTAAATAGTGTATAAGTTGGTGTCCCCTCCGGCATCGAGTCAAATCAGTTTTACAATGAGAAACCTCCAAAGTGTGTTGGCGTACCTTCTGTCCGAACGGACACTTCCCCTCTCAGAGCGAGGGCTCCCTTCTCCAGACATCACGCTGCCAGCCGGGCTTCCAACTGGGCTTCCAACTGGGCTTCCTGCCGGACTTCCAGCCGGGCTTCCAGCCGGGCTTCCTGCCTCCGACCGGCGGCCAGCGTCCTCTTCGTCTTCGTCCTCGTCCCGATGGCCGCGCTCCGAGCCGCTGTGCTGCTCAGCATCGGAGTGATCGTTGTCCGCCTGGTCCGAGTGGATGCTGGCGTCAGACTGGTTCCCCGACCGCTCCGACTGGTTGTCGCTGCCGCTGTGTTGACTGTGTTGCTCGTCCTCACTGTCGTCTCCAAACAGCTCCTGTTAGATATAAGGAAATAAGAGTACGTTTGTGAGAGAGGCCTCACGCAAGGACCACTCTACGGACAGTTCCATACTTAAGTTGTTTCTACAAGTGATTTAGGAGAACTTGCAACATTCtcaaggtttcttttttttattctctcttcaCACAATTTAAGGGTGGTCCAGGTCGATCTCAGGAGCCTAATGTTTCATTAAGGGATTGTATATTGGATTTCTTTGAAGGAATTTTGAGTTTTAAAACCCTTAATAAATTAAACTTCATAGTTATGTTGACATTGTCCTGTTTGACTCTGCAATTTGAACTATAGGCAGAAATAATTCTAAGTCTGTTCATAAAGACTAACGACATCACCATTCCTTTAAATGGGCTATTGGTGCTATTGTATGAAGGACATAGTAACAACTTCAATGATTTGACCCTATCCAGTTGCAGACATAGATCGCCTTGCTGTGATGAGACGGTTTCCATACTGAACCATTTCTTCTTTAGTTCAGCGACAGTACGACCCTCAGGTGACTCTGCATTACCTGCACTCGTTATTTTTCCCCCATTCCTTGGCTTTTCTTTGGTTGTGATGCTGGTAGAAACTATAGACTTTCCATTATGGCTCTCCAAAAGCAGGACTTTAATATAGGAAATATGGGAAAGGAAACATAGCCTTATATGGTATTATTGTGTGGTTAATTAtgctaatttattattttcatgaacACACGCTCATTTTCGCACTGGTGGGATTCATCATGTTTACACTGGTCACTTAGATTTATCTGAAGCACGAGTAGATCTGACCATAGTGTATTCAATTAAATGATTGTGTTGCTCAGATGTGTTGTTATGGAATAGAAGAAACTTTATTCGTCTCCTTGGGGAAATCATGTTATGTATGATAATTTAAGTCTTATTTCTTCAGCTTCAACCCCCGGCGGTGTGAAACAGACttggagcaaataaaaaaaatagcctgAATGTAAAAATTATTCAAAGCAGTGTGAAGGCCTTCTTCCATGACTTAGAAtcattcatagtatagtattcatAGCTGTTACTGGTTGCAAAACATTCACAAGCTACTTCAATTtaggattgtttttgtttgtcaatcTGTATGAGTGCACATGCATCATCCCAGTATACTTTTCAATCAGTCCAAATGTATCTTTTGATCAGATTAAATACTTGcatactaaaatgtattttgggtGAGCGCAAATTAAATGGTCAGcagaatgacttatttccatgATAATATCTCAGTGTGTCTGCTATTTaaaccttttcaaaaaaaattcgtaCATTTCCCTAATTATTTTGCACATAATGCAACATGCAATAAGAATTCTGAACTTAGATTTCATTGCTTACAGACTTTAAAGAGTCAAACCTGAGCTCAAAATGGCCCTTTGTTCTTGATAAACAATTCTGTCTTCAATGAGAAAGCATGGCACAGAGAAGTCAtcctatttgttttgttgagacCGTGTCCTGGTGGAGTTAAGTCAGGGTCACACTAAATGTCATCAGtcaaacacaggcacacacctTATTGATACTGGCTTTCCCCGCCTCCTGgccttcatcatcatcgtcattcCTTTCCCTCTCACTGTCGCTGCCGCTGCCACTGGCCGAGGCGTTGCTAGCAGATCGAGGTCTCTCCTGCTCGGAGTCTGAACCAGAGCCAGAGCCagacactaaaacaaaaaagcagacAAGTTAGTCTTCTGGCACATGGTAGAGTTCATCAGTTTATAGTGGGTGAATGTTGTGGTTGCTAAGTGACACAGTCAGGCCCATTACAGGTTATTTGTATTGCTCTCGCACAGTTCTTCATCAATATCTATATCAATGATTATTCTTAAAACACTG
This region of Anoplopoma fimbria isolate UVic2021 breed Golden Eagle Sablefish chromosome 2, Afim_UVic_2022, whole genome shotgun sequence genomic DNA includes:
- the leo1 gene encoding RNA polymerase-associated protein LEO1, whose amino-acid sequence is MADMDELFGSDGDSDNEQRVSGSGSGSDSEQERPRSASNASASGSGSDSERERNDDDDEGQEAGKASINKELFGDDSEDEQHSQHSGSDNQSERSGNQSDASIHSDQADNDHSDAEQHSGSERGHRDEDEDEEDAGRRSEAGSPAGSPAGSPAGSPVGSPVGSPAGSVMSGEGSPRSERGSVRSDRSVHSDPGTPQSGPGTPQSDAEVSGRENQSDDEKWERGAKSDQSEDEEEKRHYSDEERENSDDEGPRNRKSESPKGSDSEDDFLRQKTKAKAASDSDSDSDVGTKKVKKTAADDLFGEADDISSDSDAEKPPTPGQPLDTEDGMDGDHAEEEPTAETRIEVEIPKVSTDLGSDLYFVKLPNFLSVEPRPFDPQYYEDEFEDEEMLDEEGRTRLKLKVENTIRWRAKKDEEGNEARESNARIVKWSDGSMSLHLGNEVFDVYKAPLQGDHNHLFIRQGTGLQGQAVFKTKLTFRPHSTDSATHRKMTLSLADRCSKTQKIRILPMAGRDPESHRNEMIKKEEERLRASIRRESQQRRMREKQHQRGLSSSYLEPDRYDDEEEGEEAISLAAIKSKYKGGGGLREERARIYSSDSDEGSDDDKAQRLMKAKKLDSDEEGEGSGKRKAEDDEEVSTKKAKKYVISDEEEEEGEEEGEAEAEVEAEVEEEAEEEEEEDDE